From the Quercus lobata isolate SW786 chromosome 6, ValleyOak3.0 Primary Assembly, whole genome shotgun sequence genome, one window contains:
- the LOC115995352 gene encoding uncharacterized protein LOC115995352, with product MGICSSSDSTNVATAKLILQDGRLQEFSYPVKVSYVLQKNPSCFICNSDEMDFDDVVSAVNDEDELELGQLYFALPLSKLQYPLQAEEMAALAVKANSALMKGTGGEKCRYRRKPVFSGGEVKSPRSGVVAGDGLRRGRSGRSSRNFTAMLSAIPE from the coding sequence atgggtATTTGCAGTTCGTCTGATTCGACCAACGTGGCAACGGCAAAGCTGATCTTACAAGACGGTCGGCTGCAGGAATTCTCGTACCCAGTTAAGGTTTCCTACGTGTTACAGAAAAACCCGTCGTGTTTCATTTGTAACTCCGACGAGATGGACTTTGACGACGTCGTTTCGGCCGTGAACGACGAGGACGAGCTTGAACTGGGTCAGCTTTATTTCGCTTTGCCGTTGAGTAAGCTACAGTACCCTTTACAGGCTGAGGAAATGGCTGCATTGGCTGTTAAAGCTAATTCTGCTTTGATGAAAGGAACTGGGGGTGAGAAATGTAGGTATCGCCGGAAACCGGTGTTTTCCGGCGGAGAGGTCAAGTCTCCGAGGAGTGGCGTCGTTGCCGGAGACGGGTTAAGGAGAGGAAGGAGTGGTCGTAGTAGTAGAAACTTTACAGCAATGTTGAGTGCAATACCTGAGTAG